A window of Zingiber officinale cultivar Zhangliang chromosome 5A, Zo_v1.1, whole genome shotgun sequence contains these coding sequences:
- the LOC121981276 gene encoding UPF0496 protein 1-like, with the protein MGGQLSKRPSMSPGSLDTHGGGNSIRGDDQVNGDAVGRADAVQNGIEYSDELSYYEAACHADPELQSFDSKIQQRTSHAISTLALGVELRSISFNTLKDLTGHLFETNNEVVLAILKWKDDICKNAELSDLIEDYFECSIKTLDYCIELEKCLKKARDRYLIIQFALQHFEVEDKENNGVEAEENVKNYTMTIEKLRKFKAAGNPFTDEFSHIFQSVYNQQRLMLNKLLARKKRLDKKLNSIQTWRKMSNILFVAALTTVIICSVIAAAIAGPHVAAALAAASTIPIGSMGKWINSLLKNYQNAVGAEKELLISMQVRTRISLKDLDTIRVLVDKLEIHFNSLLENAEFALKDEEVVKFAIEEIKQNLEVFMQSIEDLGKEVDQCSRNTRKARTLVLKKIWNLPNN; encoded by the coding sequence ATGGGTGGTCAGCTTAGCAAGAGGCCCAGCATGAGTCCAGGCAGCCTTGATACTCACGGCGGAGGCAACAGTATCCGTGGCGATGACCAGGTTAATGGTGACGCCGTCGGTCGGGCTGATGCAGTCCAGAATGGCATCGAGTACTCCGATGAACTGAGCTACTACGAGGCGGCATGCCACGCTGACCCAGAGCTTCAGTCCTTCGACTCCAAGATCCAACAGCGCACTAGCCACGCCATATCCACCCTGGCTCTCGGAGTCGAGCTTCGCTCCATCTCCTTCAACACTCTCAAGGATTTGACGGGCCACCTCTTCGAGACGAACAACGAAGTGGTCCTTGCTATTCTGAAATGGAAGGACGACATCTGCAAGAACGCTGAGCTCTCTGACCTTATCGAGGACTACTTCGAGTGCAGCATCAAGACCCTCGATTACTGTATTGAGCTAGAGAAGTGCCTCAAGAAAGCTCGCGATAGATATCTGATCATCCAATTCGCTCTCCAGCACTTTGAGGTGGAGGACAAGGAGAACAATGGAGTTGAAGCTGAAGAAAATGTTAAGAATTACACAATGACCATAGAGAAGTTGAGAAAATTTAAAGCCGCTGGCAATCCATTCACTGATGAATTCTCTCATATCTTCCAATCTGTTTATAACCAGCAGCGGTTAATGCTCAATAAGCTTCTAGCGAGAAAGAAGAGGCTTGATAAGAAGCTAAATTCGATACAGACATGGAGGAAAATGTCAAATATACTTTTTGTAGCTGCTCTTACAACTGTAATTATATGCTCTGTTATTGCAGCTGCTATCGCTGGGCCTCATGTTGCAGCTGCACTGGCTGCTGCATCTACAATTCCGATAGGTTCTATGGGAAAGTGGATTAACTCATTGTTAAAGAACTATCAGAATGCTGTGGGAGCAGAGAAAGAGCTTCTTATTTCGATGCAAGTTAGGACAAGGATTTCTTTAAAAGACCTGGATACAATAAGGGTGCTGGTTGATAAGTTGGAGATTCATTTCAATTCACTGCTGGAAAATGCAGAATTTGCCCTTAAGGATGAAGAGGTAGTAAAGTTCGCAATTGAAGAGATCAAGCAGAACTTGGAAGTGTTCATGCAGAGCATCGAGGATTTGGGAAAGGAAGTGGATCAATGCAGCAGgaatacaaggaaagcaagaacgTTGGTGTTAAAGAAAATTTGGAACCTCCCAAACAACTAG
- the LOC121981277 gene encoding GDSL esterase/lipase CPRD49-like — MRRKVLGGPPYHLLKPPLADRFPSILLRPRFPSISIPVPVPRRGEEHEPRRIEEMVGPGRPVFVLFGSSIVQYSFSNGGWGAIVADVYARKADILLRGYLGWNSRRAVQVVAEVFPKDAAVQPSLVIVNFGGNDSMGSDPSGLGPHVPLPEYVENMRKIATHLKSLSEKTRIIFLTPPPVNQEMFRGSQIGPLLTRLVRTNELIQMYSEACIKLCKEMDIKFIDMFNAIQMRDDWETACFTDGIHLSSEGSKIVVAEIIKVLKNAGWEPSLYWKSMPTEFSEDSPYDFIASDGVKTTNISNLTTHREFQWD, encoded by the exons ATGCGAAGAAAAGTGTTGGGCGGCCCGCCGTACCACCTGTTGAAGCCTCCTCTCGCCGATCGGTTCCCTTCCATCCTCCTCCGACCACGATTTCCATCGATCTCGATTCCGGTCCCTGTCCCGCGTCGAGGAGAAGAACACGAGCCGAGGCGGATAGAGGAGATGGTAGGGCCAGGCCGCCCAGTCTTCGTGCTTTTCGGATCTTCCATCGTCCAGTACAGCTTCAGTAACGGCGGATGGGGAGCAATCGTAGCCGACGTCTATGCCCGCAAG GCTGATATTTTGCTGCGTGGATATCTTGGTTGGAATTCAAGACGTGCTGTTCAAGTAGTTGCAGAAGTTTTTCCAAAG GATGCAGCTGTGCAACCTTCTTTAGTGATAGTTAATTTTGGTGGCAATGACTCAATGGGCTCTGATCCATCTGGCCTAGGTCCTCATGTGCCTCTCCCAGAATATGTCGAGAACATGAGAAAGATAGCTACACATCTTAAG AGCTTATCTGAAAAGACACGCATTATCTTCCTTACTCCTCCACCAGTGAATCAAGAAATGTTTCGCGGCTCACAAATTGG TCCTTTATTAACTCGGTTAGTCCGGACTAATGAGTTGATTCAGATGTACTCTGAAGCTTGTATAAAACTGTGCAAGGAGATGGACATAAAATTTATTGACATGTTCAATGCAATACAAATGAGGGATGACTGGGAAACTGCCTGTTTTAC TGATGGTATTCACTTGTCCTCCGAAGGAAGCAAGATAGTCGTAGCAGAGATAATTAAGGTCTTGAAAAATGCTGGTTGGGAGCCTTCTTTGTACTGGAAATCCATGCCAACAGAGTTTTCGGAGGATTCGCCTTATGATTTTATTGCTTCTGATGGAGTAAAAACAACCAACATTTCCAACTTGACTACTCACAGAGAATTCCAATGGGACTAG